Proteins co-encoded in one Bacillus paramycoides genomic window:
- the moaD gene encoding molybdopterin converting factor subunit 1, with the protein MITILLFANLCEEVGSDQLVILEKQEMTVVQLKDWLKVSYCLQSLDRVMVAVNEEFVTNEEMIKAGDIVAFIPPVSGG; encoded by the coding sequence ATGATTACAATTTTATTGTTCGCAAATTTGTGTGAGGAAGTCGGATCGGATCAATTAGTCATTTTAGAAAAACAAGAAATGACAGTAGTGCAATTAAAGGATTGGCTCAAAGTAAGCTATTGTTTACAATCGCTTGATAGAGTGATGGTGGCTGTTAATGAAGAGTTTGTAACAAATGAAGAGATGATAAAAGCTGGAGATATAGTCGCATTCATTCCGCCTGTTAGCGGAGGGTAA
- a CDS encoding DUF1641 domain-containing protein — MAAPIKMIQKQELTEEEIKQQKLDDLKELLANNEEALNQMFNIVGELNDIGMLEAANSMLKAKEPIAKIVLGQVTREPVTNLINNMMGAAGALIELNPELTKKLIGSLLVGLEEGNEHLESNKKVGVFDLMKVLKDPDINRAIGFGLHFLKGMGKGLKDE, encoded by the coding sequence ATGGCTGCACCTATAAAAATGATTCAAAAACAAGAATTAACTGAGGAAGAAATAAAACAGCAAAAATTAGATGATTTAAAAGAGCTTCTAGCTAATAATGAAGAAGCTTTAAATCAAATGTTTAATATTGTCGGTGAATTAAATGACATCGGAATGCTAGAAGCTGCAAATTCTATGCTAAAGGCGAAAGAGCCAATCGCAAAGATTGTTCTTGGCCAAGTGACTCGTGAACCTGTTACAAATTTAATTAATAATATGATGGGTGCTGCGGGTGCTTTAATAGAACTTAATCCAGAACTTACAAAAAAGCTTATAGGTAGCTTATTAGTAGGGCTAGAAGAAGGTAATGAACATCTAGAGAGTAATAAAAAAGTAGGGGTATTCGATCTTATGAAAGTATTAAAAGACCCAGACATTAACCGTGCTATCGGGTTTGGGCTTCATTTCTTAAAAGGCATGGGTAAAGGGTTAAAAGACGAATAA
- the moaE gene encoding molybdopterin synthase catalytic subunit MoaE: MGQVLFEIIDIPIVVEEVTNKVARREAGAITTFIGTVRELTKGKRTLHLEYEAYKPMAVKQLMRIGEEINEKWPDAKVAITHRVGRLEIMDIAVVIAVSSPHRKVAYEANEYAIERIKRIVPIWKKEFWEDGTMWIGDQLENTAYPEGKPEKEE; the protein is encoded by the coding sequence ATGGGACAAGTACTATTTGAAATTATAGATATACCGATTGTAGTTGAAGAAGTAACGAATAAAGTTGCAAGAAGAGAAGCAGGTGCAATTACAACATTTATTGGTACGGTAAGAGAATTAACAAAAGGAAAACGAACGCTACATTTAGAGTATGAAGCATATAAACCGATGGCAGTAAAACAACTTATGAGAATTGGTGAAGAAATAAATGAAAAGTGGCCGGACGCAAAAGTAGCAATCACGCACCGTGTAGGACGGCTAGAAATTATGGATATCGCGGTCGTTATTGCAGTTTCATCACCGCATCGGAAAGTAGCTTATGAAGCGAATGAATACGCGATTGAACGTATAAAGAGAATTGTCCCAATTTGGAAAAAAGAATTTTGGGAAGATGGGACGATGTGGATTGGAGATCAACTTGAAAATACGGCATATCCAGAAGGAAAACCGGAGAAGGAAGAATGA
- the fdhD gene encoding formate dehydrogenase accessory sulfurtransferase FdhD, which translates to MKPIQVQRKIFRYEQGMFKHIEDSIVTEFPVTIKMNGQEFVTMVSTPEYIEDMVIGFLASEGIIRKYEDIDDIWVQEKEGFVHVTAAKLNPYYEQMQNKRYITSCCGMSRQGFVFANDALSAKKMNGVHVQVAAEDCFRLMKEMQQSAETFHHTGGVHNASLCDVNGVILSRMDIGRHNALDKIYGYCLKNNISISDKIIVFSGRISSEILLKVAKIGCEIILSKSAPTELALQLAEELGITTIGFIRNQSLNVYTHPERVLNIK; encoded by the coding sequence GTGAAGCCGATACAGGTACAAAGAAAAATCTTTCGCTATGAACAAGGGATGTTTAAGCATATAGAGGACAGCATTGTAACAGAGTTTCCAGTCACGATTAAGATGAACGGACAGGAGTTTGTTACAATGGTTAGTACTCCAGAATATATAGAAGATATGGTAATAGGCTTCTTAGCATCTGAAGGAATCATTCGGAAATATGAAGATATTGATGACATATGGGTACAAGAGAAAGAAGGGTTTGTACATGTCACGGCGGCAAAATTGAATCCATATTACGAACAAATGCAAAATAAACGTTATATTACTTCATGTTGTGGCATGAGTAGACAAGGGTTTGTTTTTGCAAATGATGCATTAAGTGCGAAAAAAATGAATGGCGTACATGTACAGGTTGCTGCAGAAGACTGTTTTCGATTAATGAAAGAAATGCAGCAATCTGCAGAGACATTTCATCATACAGGTGGCGTTCATAATGCATCTTTGTGTGATGTGAATGGCGTTATTTTAAGCCGAATGGATATCGGTAGACATAATGCGTTAGATAAAATTTACGGTTATTGCTTAAAAAATAATATTTCTATAAGCGATAAGATCATTGTTTTTAGTGGTCGTATTTCTTCGGAAATATTATTGAAAGTTGCAAAGATTGGTTGTGAAATTATACTTTCAAAATCAGCTCCAACTGAGTTGGCTTTGCAGCTAGCAGAAGAATTAGGTATTACTACGATAGGATTTATTCGGAATCAATCCTTAAACGTATATACGCATCCAGAGCGTGTTTTAAATATAAAATAA
- a CDS encoding formate/nitrite transporter family protein, protein MAFHKPEQIAELVIEAGVQKVSQTLPAMLILGFLGGAFISLGFLLNIRVLGNLPERWGSLVNVLGGAVFPVGLMLVVLAGGELITGNMMSLSMALYAKKITLVSVLNNWVWITFMNFVGAIFVAYCFGHLGGLTEGDYLNKTVAIAEGKLHESFGRTLILAIGCNWLVCLALWLAYGTSDFIGKIIGIWIPIMAFVVIGFQQVVANMFVISAVIFAGHLTWMDLARNFVPVFIGNVIGGAGFVGFAYFACFQKQHSNMK, encoded by the coding sequence ATGGCATTTCATAAACCGGAACAAATTGCTGAACTCGTAATTGAGGCCGGTGTTCAAAAAGTAAGTCAGACGTTGCCAGCAATGCTTATTCTCGGTTTTTTAGGAGGAGCGTTTATTTCGCTTGGTTTTTTACTTAACATTCGCGTTTTAGGTAATTTACCTGAACGCTGGGGGAGCTTAGTGAATGTTTTAGGAGGAGCGGTTTTTCCTGTTGGATTAATGCTCGTCGTATTAGCAGGAGGAGAATTAATTACTGGAAATATGATGTCACTGTCTATGGCGCTATATGCAAAGAAAATTACATTGGTAAGTGTATTAAATAATTGGGTTTGGATTACTTTCATGAATTTTGTGGGAGCTATTTTCGTAGCGTATTGTTTCGGTCATCTCGGCGGATTAACAGAGGGAGATTATTTAAATAAAACGGTAGCGATAGCAGAAGGGAAATTACATGAATCGTTTGGAAGAACTTTAATTTTAGCAATTGGTTGTAATTGGCTCGTTTGTTTGGCGCTTTGGCTCGCTTATGGGACGAGTGATTTTATCGGAAAAATAATCGGAATTTGGATCCCGATCATGGCATTTGTAGTCATTGGATTTCAGCAAGTGGTAGCAAATATGTTTGTCATCTCAGCAGTTATTTTTGCAGGTCATCTGACGTGGATGGACCTTGCTAGAAATTTTGTTCCTGTCTTTATAGGAAATGTAATTGGAGGAGCTGGATTTGTTGGATTTGCTTACTTTGCTTGTTTTCAAAAACAACATTCCAATATGAAATAG
- the moaA gene encoding GTP 3',8-cyclase MoaA, translating into MKSATLDKLQRPLKDIRISVTDRCNFRCRYCMPEEIFGPDYSFLSNDKILSFDEIERITRIFVSLGVRKLRITGGEPLLRRGLPQLIERLNKVDGVEDIGLTTNGSLLKKFAPDLYKAGLSRVTVSLDSLEEERFFYLNGKRSKVQRVLEGIQAAAEVGMKIKINMVVQKGKNEQDILQMAQYFKGNKHILRFIEYMDVGNYNGWELKEVVSKQEIVDAIHEVMPLERIEANYAGEVATRYRYIGSEEEIGIISSVTDSFCSSCTRARISAEGKLYTCLFASKGNDLRELLRSSYTDEEITDIVRDIWNNREDRYSDERLSHTSKKRAPKIEMSHIGG; encoded by the coding sequence ATGAAATCTGCCACATTAGACAAACTACAACGTCCTTTAAAGGATATACGTATTTCTGTTACTGATCGCTGTAATTTTCGCTGCCGTTATTGTATGCCGGAAGAAATATTTGGTCCTGATTATTCGTTTTTGTCTAATGATAAAATTTTATCTTTTGATGAGATTGAAAGGATAACACGTATTTTTGTTTCTTTAGGTGTAAGAAAGTTACGAATTACGGGCGGAGAACCGTTACTGCGAAGAGGTCTTCCGCAGCTTATTGAGCGCCTTAATAAAGTGGATGGTGTGGAGGATATCGGTTTAACAACCAATGGATCGTTACTGAAAAAGTTTGCTCCTGATTTATATAAGGCGGGTTTATCACGTGTGACAGTTAGTTTAGATTCCTTAGAAGAAGAGCGGTTTTTCTATTTGAATGGTAAGAGAAGCAAAGTACAAAGGGTTCTGGAAGGAATACAGGCTGCAGCTGAAGTCGGTATGAAAATTAAAATAAACATGGTTGTTCAAAAGGGGAAAAATGAACAGGACATCTTGCAGATGGCGCAATACTTTAAGGGAAATAAACATATTCTTCGATTTATTGAGTATATGGACGTTGGAAATTATAACGGTTGGGAGTTAAAAGAGGTCGTATCTAAACAAGAAATAGTAGATGCCATTCATGAAGTTATGCCATTAGAACGGATAGAAGCGAATTATGCAGGTGAGGTTGCAACTCGCTATCGTTATATTGGAAGTGAAGAGGAAATAGGTATCATTTCATCAGTAACCGATTCCTTCTGTTCCTCATGTACGAGAGCACGTATTTCTGCAGAAGGGAAATTATATACTTGTTTGTTCGCTTCTAAAGGAAATGACTTGAGAGAATTACTTCGATCTAGTTACACAGACGAGGAAATAACAGATATCGTACGTGATATATGGAACAACCGAGAAGATCGTTATTCAGATGAACGTTTAAGTCATACAAGTAAGAAAAGAGCACCTAAAATTGAAATGTCACATATCGGTGGCTGA
- a CDS encoding DUF2294 domain-containing protein: protein MSKKVHEFNDMIRKLRKELFGKGPERIHTVFAENMAIATLYGNLTPTEKFISSTMDGSEMVHMARTKMIQEVYAANSREHLEELVGAKLVNLFSDMKVEEDIAVSVFVFDKNIT, encoded by the coding sequence ATGTCAAAAAAAGTACATGAATTTAATGATATGATACGAAAACTTCGAAAGGAACTTTTCGGAAAAGGACCGGAACGAATTCATACTGTTTTTGCTGAAAATATGGCGATTGCGACCCTTTATGGAAACTTAACACCCACTGAAAAATTCATTTCAAGTACGATGGACGGTTCGGAAATGGTTCATATGGCTAGAACGAAAATGATTCAAGAAGTGTATGCTGCAAATTCTCGTGAACATTTGGAGGAACTTGTTGGAGCGAAATTAGTGAATTTGTTTTCAGATATGAAAGTAGAAGAAGATATTGCAGTTTCGGTATTTGTTTTCGATAAAAATATAACGTGA
- a CDS encoding molybdopterin-synthase adenylyltransferase MoeB: MGERYSRQQLFKPIGSKGQEKIRNKHVLIVGAGALGSASAESFVRAGIGKLTIIDRDYVEWSNLQRQQLYSEQDAREKIPKAIAAKNRLGQINSEVQIHAFVMDAAAENMEELLKNVDVIIDATDNFDIRFVINDLSQKHNIPWVYGSCVGSYGMSYTIIPQETSCLHCVLKNVPVTGVTCDTAGIISPTVQIVAAYQVAEAIKILVDDFSAIRKTFFMFDIWSNQNHFIKLGKIKTDDCPSCGLNRTYPYLSYENQTKVAALCGRNTVQIRPVENRKYDFDDIEKVLKKLGRVERNPYLLSCQLDDYRVVIFRDGRVFIHGTNDMSKAKQLYYRVFG; this comes from the coding sequence ATGGGTGAGCGGTATTCACGACAACAGTTGTTCAAACCAATTGGGAGTAAAGGACAAGAAAAAATTCGTAATAAACATGTGTTAATTGTAGGAGCAGGCGCATTAGGAAGTGCGAGTGCCGAAAGTTTCGTACGTGCAGGTATTGGTAAGTTGACGATTATTGATCGTGATTACGTTGAATGGAGTAATTTACAAAGGCAACAATTGTACTCTGAACAAGATGCGAGAGAGAAAATACCGAAAGCAATTGCTGCTAAAAACCGGCTAGGACAAATTAATTCGGAAGTACAAATACATGCTTTCGTAATGGATGCAGCTGCAGAAAATATGGAAGAGCTATTAAAAAATGTAGATGTAATAATTGATGCAACAGATAATTTTGATATTCGATTTGTAATCAATGATTTATCACAAAAACATAATATTCCGTGGGTATATGGTTCTTGCGTTGGATCGTACGGTATGAGTTATACAATTATTCCGCAAGAGACATCGTGTTTACATTGTGTGCTGAAGAACGTTCCAGTTACAGGTGTGACGTGTGATACTGCTGGAATTATTAGTCCGACTGTTCAAATCGTTGCAGCCTATCAAGTGGCGGAAGCAATCAAAATTTTAGTAGATGATTTTTCAGCAATTAGAAAAACATTTTTCATGTTTGATATATGGAGTAATCAAAACCATTTTATAAAACTAGGAAAAATTAAAACAGACGATTGCCCTTCGTGCGGTTTGAATCGCACTTATCCTTATTTATCATACGAAAACCAAACGAAGGTAGCTGCTTTATGCGGAAGAAATACAGTTCAAATTAGGCCGGTAGAAAATAGGAAGTACGATTTTGACGATATAGAAAAAGTACTAAAAAAACTAGGGAGAGTAGAGCGGAATCCGTATTTACTATCTTGCCAACTAGATGATTACCGCGTCGTTATTTTTCGAGATGGTCGTGTTTTCATTCATGGTACAAATGATATGTCGAAAGCGAAACAATTATATTATCGCGTATTCGGTTAA
- the fdhF gene encoding formate dehydrogenase subunit alpha, whose product MNNNMVHITIDGKKYTAEPGSTILGVINENGIEHPQICYVPEVDPIQTCDTCIVEVDGKLMRSCSAVVTEGMNIERNSARAKEAQTEAMDRLLENHLLYCTVCDNNNGNCKLHNTAELMEIEHQKYPYEPKVDVSEVDMTHPFYRYDPNQCIACGQCVEVCQNLQVNETLSIDWEAERPRVIWDEGVNINDSSCVSCGQCVTICPCNALMEKTMLGEAGFMTGLKPDILEPMVDLIKEVEPGYSGIFAVSEVEAAMRDTRTKKTKTVCTFCGVGCSFEVWTKGRKILKVQPSSDAPVNAISTCVKGKFGWDFVNSKERITKPLIRKNGTFVESTWEEALHVVASKLGSIKEEYGNDAIGFISSSKITNEDNYVIQKLARQVFETNNIDNCSRYCQSPATDGLFRTIGMGGDAGTIKDIAQSGLVIIVGCNPTEGHPVLATRIKRAHKLHGQKLIVADLRKTEMAERSDVFISPKQGTDQVWLMAVTKYMIDQGWHDQRFIDENVNFFEDFKESLIEYTLEYAEEMTGISKETLIQMAEMIRDADGTCILWGMGVTQNTGGSDTSAAISNLLLATGNYRRPGAGAYPLRGHNNVQGACDMGTLPGWLPGYQHVTNDMERAKFEMAYGVNINSEPGLNNIEMLHAIDEGKMKAMYLVGEDMALVDSNANHVHEVLSSLDFFVVQDVFLSKTAQYADVVLPAAPSLEKEGTFTNTERRVQRLYQVLPTLGDAKPDWWIVQEVANKLGANWNYSDPSEIFAEMASLSPLFSQANYEVLEGWNSFHWGSFDGTNTPLLFQDGFNFPDKKARFAIADWVRPAEFPAEFDLHINNGRMLEHFHEGNMTNKSTGIQTKVPGVFVEISPALAKERGVKTGSLVRLISPFGALKLRALVTDRVKANELYLPMNSTDNETAINFLTGPAVDTRTNTPAYKQTKVRMEVLEVDGENPMPKANPRNKKRHPQAGIEVQRKWARPGYVHLTDK is encoded by the coding sequence ATGAATAACAACATGGTTCATATTACAATTGACGGAAAAAAGTATACAGCGGAGCCCGGTTCAACGATATTGGGTGTGATTAATGAGAACGGGATTGAACATCCGCAAATTTGTTACGTGCCAGAAGTAGATCCTATTCAAACATGTGACACTTGTATTGTAGAAGTTGACGGAAAGTTAATGCGCTCTTGTTCGGCAGTAGTGACAGAAGGTATGAATATTGAACGTAATTCTGCCCGTGCAAAAGAAGCACAAACAGAGGCGATGGATCGGTTATTAGAAAATCATTTACTATACTGTACAGTATGTGACAACAACAATGGGAACTGTAAACTGCATAATACAGCAGAATTAATGGAAATCGAACATCAAAAATATCCTTATGAACCGAAAGTAGATGTAAGTGAAGTTGATATGACGCATCCGTTTTATCGCTATGACCCTAATCAATGTATTGCATGTGGTCAATGCGTCGAGGTATGTCAAAACTTACAAGTAAATGAAACGTTATCAATAGACTGGGAAGCAGAACGCCCACGAGTTATTTGGGATGAAGGAGTAAATATTAATGATTCTTCATGTGTGAGCTGTGGTCAATGTGTAACCATTTGTCCTTGTAACGCTTTAATGGAAAAAACGATGCTCGGTGAAGCTGGATTTATGACGGGATTAAAACCAGATATTCTTGAACCGATGGTAGATTTAATTAAAGAAGTTGAGCCTGGATATAGCGGCATTTTTGCGGTATCAGAAGTGGAAGCCGCTATGCGTGATACTCGTACGAAGAAAACGAAAACAGTATGTACATTTTGCGGTGTAGGTTGTTCATTTGAAGTGTGGACGAAAGGGCGTAAAATCCTTAAAGTACAACCTTCTTCTGATGCGCCGGTTAACGCAATTTCTACTTGTGTAAAAGGAAAATTCGGTTGGGATTTCGTAAATTCTAAAGAACGAATTACGAAACCTTTAATTCGTAAAAATGGAACGTTTGTTGAATCTACATGGGAAGAAGCACTACATGTAGTTGCAAGTAAATTAGGATCGATTAAAGAAGAATACGGTAACGATGCTATCGGTTTTATTTCTTCATCAAAAATTACAAATGAAGACAATTATGTGATTCAAAAATTAGCTCGACAAGTATTTGAAACGAATAATATTGATAACTGCTCACGTTATTGTCAATCACCAGCGACAGACGGATTATTCCGTACAATTGGTATGGGCGGAGATGCTGGAACGATTAAAGATATCGCACAATCCGGTCTTGTTATTATTGTAGGCTGTAATCCGACAGAAGGTCATCCTGTTTTAGCTACACGTATTAAACGTGCGCATAAATTACACGGACAAAAATTAATTGTGGCTGATCTTCGTAAAACAGAAATGGCAGAGCGTTCAGACGTCTTTATTAGTCCAAAACAAGGAACAGATCAAGTATGGTTAATGGCTGTTACGAAATATATGATTGATCAAGGCTGGCACGATCAACGATTTATTGATGAGAATGTAAACTTCTTTGAAGATTTCAAAGAGAGTCTAATAGAATATACACTTGAATATGCAGAAGAAATGACTGGTATTTCAAAAGAAACACTTATTCAAATGGCTGAAATGATTCGTGATGCAGATGGTACATGTATCCTTTGGGGTATGGGAGTAACGCAAAATACAGGTGGATCTGATACTTCCGCTGCAATTTCAAACTTACTTCTTGCAACTGGTAATTATCGTCGTCCAGGTGCTGGTGCATATCCGCTTCGAGGTCATAATAACGTACAAGGTGCTTGTGATATGGGTACTTTACCAGGATGGCTTCCTGGATATCAGCACGTTACGAACGATATGGAACGTGCAAAATTTGAAATGGCTTACGGAGTGAACATTAATAGTGAACCAGGTCTTAATAATATTGAAATGTTGCACGCAATTGACGAAGGGAAAATGAAAGCTATGTATCTTGTCGGAGAGGATATGGCTCTTGTAGACTCTAACGCGAACCACGTACACGAAGTGTTATCAAGCCTTGATTTCTTCGTTGTGCAAGATGTTTTCCTTTCTAAAACTGCTCAATATGCAGATGTTGTATTACCAGCAGCGCCGTCTCTTGAGAAAGAAGGTACGTTCACAAATACAGAGCGTCGTGTTCAAAGACTGTATCAAGTGCTTCCTACTCTTGGAGATGCGAAGCCAGACTGGTGGATCGTGCAGGAAGTTGCGAATAAATTAGGTGCAAACTGGAATTATAGCGATCCAAGTGAAATCTTTGCTGAAATGGCAAGCTTATCACCACTATTCTCACAAGCTAACTATGAAGTACTGGAAGGATGGAATAGTTTCCATTGGGGAAGCTTTGATGGTACGAATACACCATTACTTTTCCAAGATGGATTTAACTTCCCGGATAAAAAAGCTCGTTTCGCGATCGCTGATTGGGTACGTCCAGCTGAATTCCCAGCGGAGTTCGATCTTCACATTAATAACGGTCGTATGCTTGAGCATTTCCATGAAGGGAATATGACAAATAAATCAACAGGTATTCAAACGAAAGTACCTGGCGTTTTCGTTGAAATTTCTCCAGCGCTTGCAAAAGAACGTGGAGTGAAAACCGGTTCATTAGTTCGTCTTATCTCTCCTTTTGGAGCGTTAAAATTACGTGCACTTGTAACAGACCGTGTAAAAGCGAATGAGTTATATTTACCGATGAACTCTACAGATAATGAAACAGCGATTAATTTCTTAACAGGTCCTGCAGTTGATACGCGTACGAACACACCTGCTTATAAACAGACGAAAGTGCGTATGGAAGTGCTAGAAGTTGATGGTGAAAATCCGATGCCGAAAGCGAACCCGCGTAATAAAAAACGTCACCCTCAAGCTGGCATTGAGGTACAGCGTAAGTGGGCACGTCCAGGGTATGTGCATTTAACGGATAAGTAG
- the moeA gene encoding molybdopterin molybdotransferase MoeA: MERRVPITVEEAVRKVMEFANEGLKELLPIELAYGRILAEDLVADHDVPSFNRSPYDGFAIRAEDTNVASYEMPIVFEVVGEIGAGALFHEKVGPFQAVRIMTGAQIPNGCDAVVMLELTRQYEKDGNNYMEVKRSFKKGDNISFQGEDARKGTVLAKKGSYINPGISALLATFGYSEVPVARKPVIGLLATGSELLDVNDSLQPGKIRNSNTYMISSQTRRAGGRVKYFGKFSDDFPTCFTAVKEALSQVDMLITTGGVSVGDYDYLPAIYEKLGVSVLFNKVAMRPGSVTTVAQLNGKLLFGLSGNPSACYVGFELFVRPCIRTYMFSEKVHAKREKALLGEDFLKPNPFTRFVRAKLTYKEGQLIAYPSGFDKSSSVSSLAETNIFIVLPGGTRGYKKDMFVDVLLLEDNEGSEWPGTFYKVRGVSNGTSTI, translated from the coding sequence ATGGAAAGAAGAGTGCCAATTACGGTTGAAGAAGCTGTTCGTAAAGTAATGGAATTTGCTAATGAGGGATTAAAGGAGCTATTGCCAATTGAATTAGCCTACGGGCGTATATTAGCAGAGGATTTAGTAGCTGACCATGATGTACCTTCATTCAATCGTTCACCGTATGACGGATTTGCTATTAGGGCAGAAGATACGAATGTAGCAAGTTATGAAATGCCAATTGTATTTGAAGTAGTTGGTGAAATTGGTGCGGGGGCGCTATTCCATGAGAAAGTAGGTCCGTTTCAAGCAGTTCGAATTATGACGGGAGCGCAAATTCCGAATGGGTGTGATGCGGTTGTTATGTTAGAGCTGACTCGTCAATATGAGAAGGATGGCAACAATTATATGGAAGTGAAGCGATCGTTCAAAAAAGGCGACAATATTTCTTTTCAAGGTGAAGATGCTCGTAAAGGAACGGTTCTAGCAAAGAAAGGATCATACATTAATCCAGGTATTTCAGCTCTTCTTGCTACATTCGGTTATAGTGAAGTGCCAGTGGCGAGAAAGCCTGTAATCGGATTATTAGCGACCGGTAGTGAATTACTGGATGTAAATGACTCATTACAGCCAGGGAAAATCCGAAATAGTAATACGTATATGATATCGTCTCAAACTCGAAGAGCGGGCGGGAGAGTGAAATATTTTGGGAAGTTTAGCGATGATTTTCCTACATGTTTTACAGCTGTTAAAGAAGCGTTAAGCCAAGTAGATATGCTCATTACAACAGGTGGTGTATCAGTAGGAGATTACGATTATTTGCCAGCTATATATGAAAAATTAGGTGTATCTGTTCTTTTCAATAAAGTTGCAATGCGACCAGGGAGTGTTACGACTGTAGCGCAATTAAATGGCAAGTTATTATTTGGTTTATCAGGAAATCCATCTGCTTGTTACGTAGGATTTGAATTGTTTGTAAGACCTTGTATTCGGACGTATATGTTTAGTGAAAAAGTACATGCAAAAAGAGAAAAAGCGTTATTAGGAGAAGATTTTCTGAAACCAAATCCATTTACGAGATTTGTACGAGCAAAACTGACATATAAGGAAGGACAGTTAATCGCTTATCCGTCAGGGTTCGATAAATCTAGCTCGGTTTCTTCATTAGCAGAGACAAATATATTTATTGTACTTCCCGGTGGTACGAGAGGTTATAAAAAAGATATGTTCGTAGATGTTCTCTTGCTGGAAGATAATGAAGGTAGTGAATGGCCTGGAACATTTTATAAAGTGAGGGGTGTTTCTAATGGGACAAGTACTATTTGA